One genomic window of Nakamurella panacisegetis includes the following:
- a CDS encoding recombinase family protein, with product MRAAIYTRLSQDPRQTGLGVERQLEDCQEYCRLRGWEIVAEYCDNDTTAWKDGVKRPAYDALIDSIKAGQWDWQVPVL from the coding sequence ATGAGAGCCGCAATCTATACTCGTCTGTCGCAAGATCCCCGCCAAACGGGACTGGGAGTCGAACGCCAGCTAGAGGACTGCCAGGAATACTGCAGGTTGCGCGGCTGGGAGATCGTCGCAGAGTACTGCGATAATGACACGACGGCGTGGAAAGATGGAGTTAAGCGACCCGCGTATGACGCTCTGATCGACTCGATCAAGGCAGGTCAGTGGGACTGGCAGGTCCCCGTTTTGTAG
- a CDS encoding HNH endonuclease: protein MKKIHLGGNAATGKYVIIDDRDFELINKYTWHLSTEGSAATTLHLGFEPITHRRLVKQLRMHRLIMAVTSVQDHVDHINHNRLDNRRSNLRVCTQRQNNQNIRPTRRNKSGYKGVCAYKSRWRAYITPNKRQMSLGCFGSKDEAARAYNHAATEFFGEFAYLNTVPDES from the coding sequence ATGAAAAAGATCCATCTCGGCGGCAATGCCGCGACCGGGAAGTACGTCATCATCGATGACCGCGACTTCGAACTAATCAACAAGTACACGTGGCACCTCAGCACCGAGGGAAGTGCAGCGACGACCCTTCATTTGGGGTTTGAGCCGATCACGCACCGTCGTCTAGTCAAACAACTCAGGATGCACCGTCTGATAATGGCGGTCACCAGCGTTCAGGATCATGTTGATCACATAAATCACAACCGACTCGACAACCGTCGTTCAAATCTGCGAGTTTGCACACAGCGCCAAAACAACCAAAACATCCGGCCGACAAGGCGGAACAAGTCCGGATACAAAGGTGTGTGTGCCTATAAGTCGAGATGGCGGGCTTACATAACGCCCAACAAGAGGCAGATGAGCCTGGGGTGTTTCGGCTCCAAGGATGAGGCCGCTCGCGCTTACAATCATGCGGCGACTGAGTTTTTTGGTGAATTCGCCTACCTTAACACCGTTCCGGACGAATCATGA
- a CDS encoding DUF4244 domain-containing protein, producing MVAAAFAAVLYKIVTGGSVVSGLTSLINSALHTSL from the coding sequence GTGGTGGCGGCGGCGTTCGCGGCGGTGTTGTACAAGATCGTCACGGGCGGTTCGGTGGTGTCGGGGTTGACGAGTCTGATCAATTCCGCGCTGCACACGTCGCTGTGA
- a CDS encoding TadE family type IV pilus minor pilin: protein MTVEAALVLAVLMVVVGAGLAGIGCVIAQLRCADAAREAARLVGRGDADAAVAAVAAIAPSGAVLSVRVGGDLVTATVVAGAVSGLLPGVSVRASASAAREEGVTGG from the coding sequence GTGACCGTGGAGGCGGCGCTGGTGCTGGCGGTGCTGATGGTCGTGGTGGGGGCCGGTCTGGCCGGGATCGGGTGCGTGATTGCGCAGTTGCGGTGTGCCGATGCGGCGCGGGAGGCGGCTCGGCTGGTGGGTCGGGGTGATGCCGATGCCGCGGTGGCGGCGGTGGCCGCGATCGCTCCGTCGGGGGCCGTGCTCAGTGTGCGGGTGGGTGGGGATCTGGTGACGGCCACGGTGGTGGCGGGGGCGGTGAGTGGGCTGTTGCCGGGGGTGTCGGTGCGGGCCAGTGCGAGCGCGGCGCGGGAGGAGGGGGTCACGGGTGGGTGA
- a CDS encoding Rv3654c family TadE-like protein, whose protein sequence is MGEDRDAGVATVFVALVVGVLLVVAGLGIRLGGVVIARERAETAADLGALAGAARALWGQGVACARAGSVVSGNGGLMVSCVVQGFDVLVEARVGTWGGSASGRARAGPVETG, encoded by the coding sequence GTGGGTGAGGATCGGGATGCGGGGGTGGCCACGGTGTTCGTCGCCTTGGTGGTGGGTGTGCTGTTGGTCGTGGCCGGGTTGGGGATTCGGTTGGGTGGGGTGGTGATCGCGCGGGAGCGGGCGGAGACGGCGGCGGATCTGGGGGCGTTGGCCGGGGCGGCGCGGGCGCTGTGGGGTCAGGGGGTGGCGTGTGCGCGGGCGGGGTCGGTGGTGTCGGGCAATGGTGGGTTGATGGTGTCGTGTGTGGTGCAGGGTTTTGATGTGCTGGTGGAGGCGCGGGTGGGTACGTGGGGTGGTTCGGCCTCCGGTCGGGCTCGGGCTGGGCCGGTGGAGACGGGGTGA